In a genomic window of Staphylococcus taiwanensis:
- the gmk gene encoding guanylate kinase translates to MDNEKGLLIVLSGPSGVGKGTVRKEIFDDPTTSYRYSISMTTRNMREGEVDGVDYFFKTKEEFEALIQEDQFIEYAEYVGNYYGTPVQYVKDTMMDGHDVFLEIEVEGAKQVRKKFPDALFIFLAPPSLDHLKERLVGRGTESDEKIQSRVNEARKEVEMMNLYDYVVVNDEVHLAKERIQSIVEAEHLKRERVEAIYRKMLLEAKK, encoded by the coding sequence ATGGATAATGAAAAAGGATTACTAATTGTTCTTTCAGGTCCTTCAGGAGTAGGTAAAGGAACTGTACGAAAAGAGATATTTGATGATCCAACTACATCATATAGATATTCTATTTCAATGACTACACGTAATATGCGTGAAGGTGAAGTAGATGGTGTAGATTACTTTTTTAAGACGAAAGAAGAATTTGAAGCACTCATTCAGGAAGATCAATTTATTGAATATGCCGAGTATGTGGGGAATTATTATGGCACACCAGTTCAATATGTCAAAGATACAATGATGGATGGCCATGATGTATTCTTGGAAATTGAAGTGGAAGGTGCCAAACAAGTTAGAAAGAAATTTCCTGACGCGCTATTTATCTTCCTTGCACCACCAAGCTTAGATCACTTGAAAGAACGTTTGGTTGGTAGAGGAACTGAATCTGACGAAAAAATTCAAAGCAGAGTTAATGAGGCACGTAAAGAAGTAGAGATGATGAATCTATATGATTACGTCGTAGTGAACGATGAAGTTCATTTAGCCAAAGAACGAATTCAATCAATTGTTGAAGCCGAACACTTAAAGCGAGAACGTGTTGAAGCTATATATAGAAAAATGTTATTGGAGGCCAAGAAATAA
- a CDS encoding NFACT family protein, with the protein MAYDGLFTKKMVESLQFLVSGRIHKINQPENDTILMIIRQNRKNHQLLLSIHPSFSRMHLTTKKYDNPFNPPMFARVFRKHLEGGIVRAIRQIGNDRRIEIDIESKDEIGDTINRTVILEIMGKHSNLLLVDEAYKIIEGFKHLTPNTNHYRTVMPGFKYEAPPTQNKLNPYDISGNEVLKYIDFNSGKIAKQLLNTFEGFSPLITNEIVNRYQFMTSETLPKAYDEVMAQTLQEPMPVFHKNHDTGKEDFYFMKLEQFQDDMVEYDSLNELLDRFYDARGERERVKQRANDLVRFVQQQSQKYQHKLSKLIEEYESAKDKDTQQLFGELITANIYRIKQGDESVTALNYYNNEEVTIPLNPTKSPSVNAQYYYKQYNRMKTRERELDHQIQLTRENIDYFANIEQQLEHITVDEIDDIRDELAEQGFMKQRKNTKKKKNEKIQLQTYVSSDGDTILVGKNNKQNDYLTNRKAQKSHIWFHTKDIPGSHVVILNDAPSEQTIKEAAMIAGYFSKAGNSGQIPVDYTEIRNVHKPSGAKPGFVTYDNQKTLFATPDYDKIQSMKQK; encoded by the coding sequence ATGGCATACGATGGCTTATTTACAAAAAAAATGGTGGAATCACTACAATTTTTAGTATCAGGACGAATTCATAAAATTAATCAACCAGAGAATGACACTATCTTAATGATAATTCGTCAAAATCGTAAAAACCATCAATTATTATTGTCGATTCATCCTAGCTTTTCTAGAATGCATCTTACAACTAAAAAATACGATAATCCATTTAATCCTCCAATGTTTGCACGCGTCTTTCGTAAGCATTTAGAAGGTGGTATTGTGAGAGCGATACGTCAAATTGGCAATGACCGCCGTATTGAAATTGATATCGAGAGTAAAGATGAAATTGGAGATACGATAAACCGTACAGTTATCTTAGAAATTATGGGTAAACACAGTAATTTATTATTAGTTGATGAAGCATATAAAATAATTGAAGGTTTCAAGCATTTAACTCCTAATACGAACCATTATCGTACAGTAATGCCTGGTTTCAAATATGAAGCACCCCCAACTCAAAATAAATTAAATCCTTATGATATTAGTGGCAATGAAGTTTTAAAATATATTGATTTCAATAGTGGTAAAATCGCTAAACAACTATTAAACACATTCGAAGGTTTCAGCCCACTTATTACTAATGAAATTGTTAATCGTTACCAATTTATGACTTCTGAAACATTACCTAAAGCTTATGATGAAGTAATGGCACAAACACTTCAAGAACCAATGCCTGTGTTCCATAAGAACCATGATACAGGTAAAGAAGATTTTTATTTTATGAAATTAGAACAATTTCAAGATGATATGGTTGAATATGACTCGCTTAATGAATTATTAGATCGATTTTACGATGCTCGTGGAGAACGAGAACGTGTTAAACAACGTGCGAATGATCTTGTTCGTTTCGTTCAACAACAATCTCAAAAATATCAACACAAATTGAGTAAACTTATAGAAGAGTATGAAAGCGCAAAAGATAAGGATACACAACAACTTTTTGGTGAATTAATTACCGCAAATATCTATCGCATTAAACAAGGAGATGAATCTGTAACTGCCTTAAATTACTACAATAATGAAGAAGTAACGATTCCATTGAATCCTACGAAATCTCCTTCAGTTAATGCACAGTATTATTACAAACAATATAATCGAATGAAAACACGTGAACGTGAATTAGATCATCAAATTCAATTAACACGCGAGAACATCGATTACTTTGCAAATATTGAACAACAACTTGAACATATTACAGTCGATGAAATTGACGACATTCGAGATGAATTAGCCGAGCAAGGATTTATGAAACAACGTAAAAATACGAAAAAGAAAAAGAATGAAAAAATTCAACTACAAACCTATGTGTCTTCAGATGGCGATACTATATTAGTTGGTAAAAATAACAAACAAAATGATTATCTTACGAATCGTAAAGCTCAAAAATCTCATATTTGGTTCCATACGAAAGATATTCCAGGCTCACACGTTGTGATACTTAATGATGCACCAAGTGAACAAACTATTAAAGAGGCCGCCATGATAGCTGGTTATTTCTCAAAAGCCGGCAATTCTGGTCAAATCCCTGTAGACTACACAGAAATTAGAAATGTTCATAAACCATCAGGCGCTAAACCTGGTTTTGTCACATATGATAATCAAAAAACATTATTTGCTACGCCAGATTATGACAAAATTCAAAGTATGAAACAAAAATAA
- a CDS encoding VOC family protein produces the protein MEIPKITTFLMFNNQAEEAINLYTSLFENSEILTMVKYGEEGPGVPGTVQHSIFTLNGQVFMAIDADNGEDLPMNPSISLYITVESAMEMERLFSGLKKEGAILMPKTAMPPFREFAWVQDKFGVSFQLALPEK, from the coding sequence GTGGAAATACCTAAAATTACAACATTTCTAATGTTTAATAATCAAGCGGAAGAAGCAATTAATTTATATACAAGTCTATTTGAAAATAGTGAAATCCTAACTATGGTTAAATATGGCGAGGAAGGTCCAGGCGTACCTGGAACAGTCCAACATTCAATCTTTACTTTAAATGGCCAAGTTTTTATGGCAATTGATGCAGATAACGGTGAAGATTTACCTATGAATCCATCTATATCATTATATATCACAGTGGAAAGTGCAATGGAGATGGAACGTTTATTTAGTGGTCTCAAAAAAGAAGGTGCTATTTTAATGCCTAAAACTGCAATGCCACCTTTCAGAGAATTTGCTTGGGTTCAAGATAAATTTGGTGTGAGTTTCCAACTTGCATTACCTGAAAAGTAA
- a CDS encoding orotate phosphoribosyltransferase, protein MAKEIAKALLDIEAVSLSPNDLFTWSSGIKSPIYCDNRVTLAYPEIRTAIRDGLSQIITDQFEDVDIISGTATAGIPHAAYISEKLNLPMNYVRSKSKSHGKQNQIEGAQSKGKKVVVVEDLISTGGSSITAVEALQEAGAEVVGVVAIFTYGLAKADEMFNEINVPFYTLSNYNELIEVAREEGKISEGDIETLVDWRDNL, encoded by the coding sequence ATGGCAAAAGAAATAGCAAAAGCATTGCTTGATATTGAAGCAGTATCATTATCACCGAATGATTTATTCACTTGGAGTTCTGGTATTAAATCTCCAATTTACTGTGATAATCGTGTAACGCTAGCGTATCCAGAAATTCGTACAGCTATTCGTGATGGATTGAGTCAAATTATCACAGATCAATTTGAAGACGTAGATATTATTTCAGGTACAGCAACTGCAGGTATTCCTCATGCGGCTTATATCTCTGAGAAATTAAATCTACCAATGAATTATGTACGTTCTAAAAGTAAAAGTCATGGTAAACAAAATCAAATTGAAGGTGCACAAAGTAAAGGAAAAAAAGTTGTTGTAGTTGAAGATTTAATTTCAACAGGGGGCTCTTCAATTACTGCCGTTGAAGCTTTACAAGAAGCTGGTGCTGAAGTGGTAGGTGTGGTTGCCATTTTTACTTATGGTTTAGCTAAAGCAGACGAAATGTTCAATGAAATTAATGTACCGTTTTATACTTTAAGCAATTATAATGAATTAATTGAAGTTGCACGTGAAGAAGGTAAGATTTCTGAAGGGGATATAGAGACTTTAGTTGATTGGAGAGATAACTTGTAA
- the pyrF gene encoding orotidine-5'-phosphate decarboxylase, whose translation MKDLPIIALDFESADKVNAFLDQFDEPLFVKIGMELFYQAGPDLIKAIKSRGHDIFLDLKLHDIPNTVEKAMEGLGKLDVDLVNVHAAGGTEMMKAAVRGLHKYSNDTKIIAVTQLTSTTEDMLRNEQNIQTTIEEAVLNYAKLTQQAGLDGVVCSPLEAELLTKELGSDFLKVTPGIRPQGAAVNDQKRITTPEDAKQLGATHIVVGRPITQANHPVESYKSIKESWLG comes from the coding sequence ATGAAAGACTTACCAATTATTGCATTAGATTTTGAATCTGCTGATAAAGTGAATGCATTTCTAGATCAATTTGATGAACCACTTTTTGTTAAAATTGGGATGGAATTGTTTTATCAAGCAGGTCCAGATTTAATTAAAGCAATTAAATCAAGAGGACATGATATCTTTTTAGATCTTAAATTACACGACATTCCTAATACTGTTGAAAAAGCAATGGAAGGTTTAGGAAAACTAGATGTTGATTTAGTTAATGTACATGCTGCTGGTGGTACTGAAATGATGAAAGCAGCAGTAAGAGGTTTGCACAAATATAGCAATGATACAAAGATTATCGCTGTTACGCAATTAACGTCTACTACAGAAGATATGTTGCGTAATGAACAAAATATTCAAACTACTATTGAAGAAGCGGTATTAAATTATGCTAAATTGACGCAACAAGCTGGTTTAGACGGCGTTGTATGTTCACCATTAGAAGCAGAATTACTCACGAAAGAGTTAGGGTCTGACTTTTTAAAAGTAACACCAGGTATCAGACCACAAGGGGCAGCAGTAAACGATCAAAAACGTATTACAACACCTGAAGATGCTAAACAATTAGGGGCAACACATATCGTTGTTGGACGACCAATCACACAAGCAAATCATCCAGTTGAAAGTTATAAATCAATAAAAGAAAGTTGGTTAGGTTAA
- the carB gene encoding carbamoyl-phosphate synthase large subunit, translated as MPKRDDIQTILVIGSGPIIIGQAAEFDYAGTQACLALKEEGYRVILVNSNPATIMTDKEIADKVYIEPLTHDFIARIIRKEQPDALLPTLGGQTGLNMAIQLHDSGVLEANNVKLLGTELESIQQAEDRELFRTLMNDLNVPVPESDIVNTVEQAFAFKDEVGYPLIVRPAFTMGGTGGGICHNDQELKEVVSNGLHYSPATQCLIEKSIAGFKEIEYEVMRDKNDNAIVVCNMENIDPVGIHTGDSIVVAPSQTLSDVEYQMLRDVSLKVIRALGIEGGCNVQLALDPHSLNYYIIEVNPRVSRSSALASKATGYPIAKLAAKIAVGLTLDEMLNPVTGTSYAAFEPTLDYVISKIPRFPFDKFEKGERELGTQMKATGEVMAIGRTYEESLLKAIRSLEYGVHHLGLPNGESYDLEYIKERISHQDDERLFFIGEAIRRGTTLEEIHNMTKIDYFFLNKFQNIINIEHELKAHPGDLEYLKYAKDYGFSDKVIAHRFGMTEEEVYQLRQDNGIKPVYKMVDTCAAEFESTTPYYYGTYETENESIVTDKEKILVLGSGPIRIGQGVEFDYATVHAVWAIQNAGYEAIIVNNNPETVSTDFSISDKLYFEPLTEEDVMNIINLEQPKGVVVQFGGQTAINLADKLAKHGVQILGTTLEDLNRAEDRKEFEALLHTIDVPQPKGKTATSPKEALENAREIGYPVVVRPSYVLGGRAMEIVNSDAELENYMEQAVKASPEHPVLVDRYLTGKEIEVDAISDGETVIIPGIMEHIERAGVHSGDSIAVYPPQTLSQDDIDTLEDYTIKLAKGLNIVGLINIQFVIAHDGVYVLEVNPRASRTVPFLSKITDIQMAQLAMQAIMGTKLKDLGYKQGVQPYSEGVYVKAPVFSFNKLKNVDVTLGPEMKSTGEVMGKDMTLEKALYKGLTGSGVEVKDHGTVLMTVSDKDKDEIVKIAHRLNEVGYKILATQGTAEKLKEDHIPVEVVGKIGGENDLLTRIQNGEVQIVINTMTKGKEVERDGFQIRRTTVENGVPCLTSLDTASALTNVIESMTFTMRNM; from the coding sequence ATGCCTAAACGTGACGATATTCAAACCATTCTAGTAATTGGATCAGGTCCAATCATAATTGGACAAGCTGCAGAATTTGACTACGCTGGTACGCAAGCGTGTTTAGCACTTAAAGAAGAGGGCTACCGTGTCATATTAGTAAATTCAAATCCCGCAACAATTATGACCGATAAAGAGATTGCAGATAAAGTTTATATCGAACCGTTAACACATGACTTTATTGCACGCATCATTCGTAAAGAACAACCTGACGCTTTACTACCGACTTTAGGTGGTCAGACAGGATTGAACATGGCGATTCAATTACACGATAGCGGTGTATTAGAAGCAAACAATGTTAAATTGTTAGGTACTGAATTAGAATCTATTCAACAAGCTGAAGATAGAGAATTATTTAGAACATTAATGAATGACTTAAATGTACCAGTTCCAGAAAGTGATATCGTAAATACAGTTGAACAAGCATTCGCTTTTAAAGATGAAGTAGGTTATCCATTAATTGTCCGTCCTGCCTTTACCATGGGAGGTACTGGTGGCGGTATTTGTCATAATGACCAAGAGCTTAAAGAAGTGGTTAGCAATGGTTTACATTATAGCCCTGCGACACAATGTTTAATTGAAAAGTCTATCGCTGGCTTTAAAGAAATTGAATATGAAGTAATGCGTGACAAAAATGATAATGCAATCGTAGTGTGTAATATGGAGAATATTGACCCGGTTGGTATACATACAGGTGATTCAATCGTTGTTGCACCAAGCCAAACATTATCAGATGTTGAATACCAAATGTTACGTGATGTCTCACTTAAAGTAATTAGAGCTTTAGGTATTGAAGGTGGATGTAACGTTCAATTAGCTTTAGATCCACACTCTTTAAATTACTATATCATCGAAGTGAACCCACGTGTATCACGTTCATCAGCACTTGCATCTAAAGCTACTGGCTATCCAATCGCTAAATTAGCAGCAAAAATCGCAGTAGGTTTAACACTTGATGAAATGCTTAACCCAGTAACTGGAACATCATATGCTGCATTTGAACCAACATTAGATTATGTAATTTCTAAAATTCCACGTTTCCCATTTGATAAATTTGAAAAAGGAGAACGTGAACTTGGTACACAAATGAAAGCTACCGGTGAAGTTATGGCAATCGGACGTACTTATGAGGAATCATTGTTAAAAGCAATTCGCTCATTAGAATACGGCGTACATCATTTAGGTTTACCAAATGGCGAAAGTTATGATTTAGAGTATATTAAAGAACGTATTAGTCATCAAGATGACGAACGTTTATTCTTTATCGGTGAAGCGATTCGACGTGGTACGACATTAGAAGAAATTCATAATATGACAAAAATTGACTATTTCTTCTTAAATAAGTTCCAAAATATTATCAATATTGAGCATGAATTAAAAGCGCATCCTGGAGATTTAGAATATCTTAAATATGCTAAAGATTATGGATTTAGTGATAAAGTGATTGCACATCGATTTGGCATGACTGAAGAAGAAGTCTACCAATTGCGTCAAGATAATGGTATTAAACCGGTATATAAAATGGTAGATACATGTGCAGCTGAATTTGAATCAACAACACCTTATTATTATGGTACTTATGAAACTGAAAATGAATCAATTGTGACTGATAAAGAAAAAATCTTGGTTTTAGGTTCTGGTCCAATTCGTATCGGACAAGGAGTCGAATTTGACTATGCAACGGTACATGCTGTATGGGCAATTCAGAATGCTGGATATGAAGCAATTATCGTAAACAACAACCCTGAAACAGTTTCAACAGACTTTTCAATTTCAGATAAATTATACTTCGAACCTTTAACTGAAGAAGATGTAATGAATATCATTAATCTTGAACAACCTAAAGGTGTGGTCGTGCAATTTGGTGGTCAAACTGCAATTAATTTAGCAGACAAGTTAGCGAAACATGGTGTTCAAATCTTAGGTACTACTTTGGAAGATTTAAATCGCGCTGAAGATAGAAAAGAATTTGAAGCATTATTGCACACAATTGATGTGCCACAACCTAAAGGTAAGACAGCGACTTCTCCAAAAGAAGCACTTGAAAATGCCCGTGAAATTGGCTATCCAGTTGTAGTTCGTCCTTCATATGTATTAGGTGGACGTGCAATGGAAATCGTTAATAGCGATGCAGAATTAGAGAATTATATGGAACAAGCGGTTAAAGCGAGTCCTGAACATCCTGTATTAGTGGATAGATATTTAACAGGTAAAGAAATCGAAGTAGATGCGATTTCTGACGGTGAAACAGTAATCATACCTGGAATCATGGAACATATCGAACGTGCAGGTGTCCATAGTGGTGACTCGATTGCGGTATATCCACCTCAAACATTAAGCCAAGACGATATCGACACACTTGAAGATTACACAATCAAATTAGCTAAAGGTTTAAATATCGTTGGTTTAATCAATATTCAATTCGTTATTGCACATGATGGTGTTTACGTATTAGAAGTGAACCCACGTGCGAGTCGTACAGTACCATTTTTAAGTAAAATTACTGATATTCAAATGGCGCAATTAGCAATGCAAGCAATTATGGGAACTAAACTAAAAGATTTAGGTTACAAACAAGGTGTACAACCTTATTCAGAAGGTGTATACGTTAAAGCACCAGTATTTAGTTTTAATAAATTGAAAAATGTAGATGTGACACTTGGACCTGAAATGAAATCTACCGGTGAAGTAATGGGTAAAGATATGACATTGGAAAAAGCTTTATATAAAGGTTTGACTGGTAGTGGAGTAGAAGTCAAAGATCATGGTACAGTTTTAATGACAGTAAGTGATAAAGATAAAGATGAAATTGTAAAAATTGCACATCGACTTAATGAAGTAGGATATAAAATTTTGGCTACTCAAGGTACTGCAGAAAAATTAAAAGAAGATCATATTCCAGTAGAAGTGGTAGGTAAAATCGGTGGCGAAAATGATTTACTAACACGTATACAAAATGGAGAAGTTCAAATTGTGATAAATACAATGACTAAGGGTAAAGAAGTTGAAAGAGACGGATTCCAAATTCGACGTACAACTGTTGAAAATGGCGTACCTTGTTTAACATCACTAGACACAGCAAGTGCCTTAACAAATGTGATTGAAAGTATGACATTCACAATGAGAAACATGTAA
- the carA gene encoding glutamine-hydrolyzing carbamoyl-phosphate synthase small subunit — protein MLERRYLVLEDGSFYEGYKLGSNELSIGEIVFNTAMTGYQETISDPSYTGQIITFTYPLIGNYGINRDDFETLTPTLNGVVVKEASTHPSNFRKQKTLHEVLVQYKIPGISGVDTRSITRKIRQHGVLKAGFTDDKSEIEQLATRLKSAGLPRDEVATVSTKTPYVSTGSDLSVVLLDFGKKQNIVRELNLRGCNVTVVPYDTSAEEILAMSPDGVMLSNGPGDPDEVDVALDMINGILGKIPFFGICLGHQLFALSQGATSFKMKFGHRGANHPVKDLRTGKVDITSQNHGYAIDKDSLENTDLEVTHIALNDGTVEGLRHKKLPAFSVQYHPEARPGPSDSNYLFDEFLTMMKDFKEKEHTVNA, from the coding sequence ATGCTTGAGCGACGTTATCTTGTATTAGAAGATGGAAGTTTTTATGAAGGGTATAAATTAGGCTCAAATGAGTTATCTATTGGCGAAATTGTCTTTAACACCGCTATGACGGGTTATCAAGAGACAATTTCTGACCCATCATACACTGGACAAATCATTACATTCACATATCCATTAATTGGCAACTACGGTATTAACCGTGATGACTTTGAAACATTAACACCAACTTTAAATGGTGTAGTTGTGAAAGAAGCAAGTACACATCCTAGTAATTTTAGAAAACAAAAGACATTACATGAAGTACTTGTTCAATACAAGATACCAGGCATTTCTGGTGTAGATACACGTAGTATTACACGCAAGATTAGACAACACGGCGTACTGAAAGCAGGTTTTACTGATGATAAATCAGAAATCGAACAATTAGCTACACGCTTAAAATCAGCTGGATTGCCACGCGATGAAGTAGCTACTGTATCGACAAAGACGCCTTATGTGTCAACAGGCTCAGATTTAAGTGTCGTTTTACTTGATTTTGGTAAGAAACAAAACATTGTACGTGAATTAAATTTACGAGGTTGCAATGTTACAGTTGTGCCATATGATACGAGTGCTGAAGAAATTTTAGCAATGTCACCAGACGGTGTTATGTTATCGAATGGCCCTGGAGATCCAGATGAAGTCGATGTAGCACTAGATATGATAAATGGTATCTTAGGCAAAATTCCATTCTTTGGTATATGTTTAGGACATCAGTTGTTTGCTCTATCTCAAGGTGCAACATCATTTAAGATGAAATTTGGACACCGTGGAGCTAACCACCCAGTTAAAGATTTACGCACTGGTAAAGTGGATATTACGAGTCAAAACCATGGTTATGCGATTGATAAAGATTCTTTAGAAAATACAGACCTAGAAGTCACACATATTGCTTTAAATGATGGCACAGTCGAAGGATTAAGACATAAAAAATTACCTGCCTTTTCGGTACAATATCATCCAGAAGCAAGACCAGGTCCGAGCGATTCAAACTATTTATTTGATGAATTCTTAACAATGATGAAAGATTTTAAAGAAAAGGAGCATACAGTAAATGCCTAA
- a CDS encoding dihydroorotase, whose product MKLITNANILENGELKQTSILIDGQYIKAIDSNIKADENVEVIDAQGQFVAPGLIDVHVHLREPGGEHKETIETGTKAAARGGFTTVCPMPNTRPVPDSVEHMDRLQQLIKENAQVRVLPYASITVRQAGKEHVDFEALARDGAFAFTDDGVGVQESAMMYEAMQAAAKVNKAVVAHCEDNSLIYGGAMHQGKRSEELGIPGIPNICEAVQIARDVLLAEAAHCHYHVCHVSTKESVRAIRDAKAAGIHVTAEVTPHHLLLTEDDVPGDNAIFKMNPPLRSKEDRDALLEGLLDGTIDCIATDHAPHAKEEKAQPMTKAPFGIVGSETAFPLLYTHFVKNGDWTLQQLVDYLTIKPAQTFDLPYGKLEEGSLADLTIINLDEEREIRGEDFLSKADNTPFIGYKVYGNPVLTMVEGEVKFKEDK is encoded by the coding sequence ATGAAATTAATTACAAATGCTAACATTTTAGAGAACGGTGAACTTAAACAAACATCTATCTTAATTGATGGACAATACATTAAGGCGATTGATAGTAATATTAAAGCTGATGAAAATGTAGAAGTGATTGATGCACAAGGACAATTCGTAGCACCAGGACTAATTGATGTTCACGTACATTTACGTGAACCAGGTGGTGAACACAAAGAAACAATAGAAACTGGAACTAAAGCAGCAGCAAGAGGTGGATTTACAACAGTTTGCCCTATGCCAAACACACGTCCAGTACCTGATTCAGTTGAACACATGGATCGATTACAACAATTAATAAAAGAAAATGCACAAGTTCGTGTATTACCATACGCATCTATTACAGTTCGTCAGGCTGGTAAAGAACATGTAGATTTTGAAGCTTTAGCAAGAGATGGTGCTTTTGCTTTCACGGATGATGGCGTAGGTGTTCAGGAGTCGGCGATGATGTATGAAGCAATGCAAGCAGCCGCTAAAGTAAATAAAGCAGTAGTCGCACACTGTGAAGATAATAGTTTAATTTATGGTGGTGCTATGCATCAAGGTAAACGTAGTGAAGAACTTGGGATACCTGGTATTCCTAATATTTGTGAAGCAGTTCAAATTGCAAGAGACGTACTACTTGCTGAAGCAGCTCATTGTCACTACCACGTATGTCATGTATCTACTAAAGAAAGCGTTAGAGCAATTCGTGATGCAAAAGCAGCAGGCATTCATGTTACTGCAGAAGTAACACCACATCACTTACTTTTAACTGAAGATGATGTGCCTGGAGATAATGCGATTTTCAAAATGAATCCACCTTTAAGAAGTAAAGAAGATAGAGATGCGTTATTAGAAGGGTTGTTAGATGGCACAATTGATTGCATTGCGACAGACCATGCACCTCACGCTAAAGAAGAGAAAGCACAACCAATGACGAAAGCACCATTTGGTATTGTTGGCAGTGAAACTGCATTCCCACTATTATATACACACTTTGTGAAAAATGGTGACTGGACATTACAACAATTAGTTGATTATCTAACAATAAAGCCGGCACAAACATTTGATTTACCATATGGCAAATTAGAAGAAGGTAGCTTAGCTGATTTAACAATTATTAATTTAGATGAGGAACGTGAAATTAGAGGAGAGGATTTCTTATCTAAAGCTGATAACACACCATTTATTGGATACAAAGTATACGGTAATCCAGTGTTAACAATGGTAGAAGGCGAAGTTAAATTTAAGGAGGATAAGTAA
- a CDS encoding aspartate carbamoyltransferase catalytic subunit has translation MKNLLSMEHLSNEDIYDLIKTASDYKSGKQKLPQFEGQFVSNLFFENSTRTKCSFEVAEQKLGLKEVNFEISTSSVQKGETLYDTCKTLESIGVNLLVIRHSQNAYYEELENLNIPIANAGDGSGQHPTQSLLDIMTIYEEYGSFEGLNILICGDIKNSRVARSNYTSLTSLGANVMFSSPDEWVDETLDAPYVQIDDVIDQVDIVMLLRVQHERHGITGEANFEADEYHEKFGLTKGRYDQLKENAIVMHPAPVNRGVEIDSELVEAPKARIFKQMTNGMYLRMAVINKLLSEREA, from the coding sequence ATGAAAAACTTATTATCTATGGAACACTTATCAAACGAGGACATTTATGACTTAATTAAAACTGCTAGTGATTATAAATCTGGAAAACAAAAATTACCACAATTTGAGGGGCAATTTGTTTCTAACTTATTCTTCGAAAATTCAACACGTACAAAATGTAGCTTTGAAGTTGCAGAACAAAAACTTGGTCTTAAAGAAGTTAACTTTGAAATCAGTACATCTTCAGTCCAAAAAGGCGAGACATTATATGATACATGTAAAACATTAGAAAGTATCGGTGTTAATTTACTAGTCATAAGACATTCTCAAAATGCATACTACGAAGAGTTAGAAAATTTAAATATCCCAATCGCGAATGCTGGTGATGGTAGTGGGCAACACCCTACACAAAGTTTACTAGATATCATGACTATCTATGAAGAATATGGTTCATTCGAAGGGTTAAATATCTTGATATGTGGTGATATTAAAAATTCACGTGTAGCTAGAAGTAATTACACAAGTCTTACATCTTTAGGCGCAAATGTGATGTTCTCAAGTCCAGATGAATGGGTGGATGAAACATTAGATGCACCATATGTTCAAATTGATGATGTGATTGATCAAGTAGATATAGTGATGTTATTACGTGTGCAACATGAAAGACACGGTATAACAGGTGAAGCGAATTTTGAAGCTGATGAATATCATGAAAAATTTGGTTTAACAAAAGGTAGATATGACCAATTAAAAGAAAATGCTATAGTTATGCACCCTGCACCGGTAAATAGAGGGGTAGAAATTGATAGTGAATTAGTAGAAGCTCCAAAAGCGCGTATTTTCAAACAAATGACTAACGGCATGTATTTAAGAATGGCAGTAATCAATAAACTATTATCTGAGAGAGAGGCGTAA